The following coding sequences lie in one Panicum virgatum strain AP13 chromosome 6N, P.virgatum_v5, whole genome shotgun sequence genomic window:
- the LOC120678573 gene encoding uncharacterized protein LOC120678573 isoform X2, producing MLKMARDEQQKLLLLDLLVLVMAAPVMTLWTMGIQQYIYQDNTIRNPHMIELEEDQNTHCNDSKGKFAVTNEFSDGHQRVEPLSQWGTNGFSSGKFRVQGNCLMLDTWPSGKRGDSNAWLFAIKGARSLSEKMLPDCGFSYRNQTDMVEKIIYFLTSLSITRPWDPGVLTSFCASQHKDNYFQQCFQIVVRLPSIWTWISDMHQFNISFVSLHALEELLLTGVHCSHLKLMESLLIVKIVGWVSDRVITCLWRVGIHDYDWLFILCFRIVYKSSALQLLLVLMPQKRNESTISLINVKYKKRLVIFSWVQPMAGVDHLRAYRWQHEPLINLITSVKLKCKVAKDLSSSSSVHWRWCDHSLIEMCQDRSAEGEELLQISIGSLWLRLEGKPHFKRRGMSRTRPLRSCCQVDQAVETEKATKGKGLGPVRGIEQNDNTIVFLLRTLSPCISGCSCFPNPSSCYSLPISSPRLYP from the coding sequence ATGCTCAAGATGGCAAGGGATGAGCAGCAGAAGCTTTTGTTACTGGATCTTCTCGTGTTAGTCATGGCAGCCCCTGTGATGACTTTGTGGACCATGGGGATTCAGCAATACATATATCAGGACAACACAATAAGGAATCCACATATGATTGAGTTAGAAGAGGATCAAAATACTCACTGCAATGACAGCAAAGGCAAGTTTGCTGTAACAAATGAATTCAGTGATGGGCATCAGAGGGTTGAGCCACTGTCTCAATGGGGAACAAACGGTTTTAGTTCTGGAAAATTTAGAGTGCAAGGAAATTGTTTGATGCTCGACACGTGGCCATCAGGGAAGCGAGGTGATTCTAATGCTTGGCTATTTGCAATTAAAGGTGCTCGATCTTTGTCTGAGAAAATGCTACCAGATTGTGGTTTCAGTTATAGAAATCAAACTGATATGGTTGAGAAGATAATATACTTTTTGACTAGTTTGTCCATCACTCGACCATGGGATCCTGGAGTCTTAACTTCATTTTGTGCAAGCCAGCACAAAGACAATTATTTCCAGCAATGTTTTCAGATTGTTGTCCGGCTGCCATCTATTTGGACATGGATTTCAGATATGCATCAATTCAACATTTCCTTTGTTTCCCTGCATGCCTTGGAAGAATTATTGCTGACTGGTGTGCATTGTTCACATTTGAAGCTAATGGAAAGCCTTTTGATTGTGAAGATCGTTGGCTGGGTGTCTGACAGGGTGATAACATGCTTATGGAGAGTAGGCATCCATGATTATGATTGGCTCTTTATATTGTGCTTCAGAATTGTTTACAAATCAAGTGCACTTCAGCTCCTACTAGTATTGATGCCACAGAAAAGAAATGAATCAACCATTTCATTGATCAATGTGAAATACAAGAAGCGATTGGTGATCTTCAGTTGGGTGCAACCTATGGCTGGTGTTGATCATTTGCGTGCCTACAGGTGGCAGCATGAGCCCCTTATCAACCTGATTACTAGTGTGAAGCTAAAGTGCAAGGTGGCAAAggatttgagcagcagcagctctgtTCATTGGCGATGGTGTGATCACTCACTGATAGAAATGTGTCAAGACCGATCAGCGGAAGGTGAAGAACTACTCCAAATTTCCATAGGATCCTTGTGGTTGCGGCTTGAGGGCAAGCCGCATTTCAAGCGGCGGGGAATGTCAAGGACAAGGCCTCTTAGGAGCTGCTGTCAAGTGGACCAGGCTGTGGAAACGGAGAAGGCTACAAAGGGCAAAGGACTCGGACCGGTAAGGGGTATCGAAcagaatgacaacacaatcgtcttcctcctccggacTCTATCCCCTTGTATCTCTGGCTGTTCTTGCTTCCCTAACCCTAGTTCTTGCTATTCCCTACCTATTTCCTCTCCAAGATTGTATCCATAA
- the LOC120678573 gene encoding uncharacterized protein LOC120678573 isoform X1 has product MLKMARDEQQKLLLLDLLVLVMAAPVMTLWTMGIQQYIYQDNTIRNPHMIELEEDQNTHCNDSKGKFAVTNEFSDGHQRVEPLSQWGTNGFSSGKFRVQGNCLMLDTWPSGKRGDSNAWLFAIKGARSLSEKMLPDCGFSYRNQTDMVEKIIYFLTSLSITRPWDPGVLTSFCASQHKDNYFQQCFQIVVRLPSIWTWISDLKLMESLLIVKIVGWVSDRVITCLWRVGIHDYDWLFILCFRIVYKSSALQLLLVLMPQKRNESTISLINVKYKKRLVIFSWVQPMAGVDHLRAYRWQHEPLINLITSVKLKCKVAKDLSSSSSVHWRWCDHSLIEMCQDRSAEGEELLQISIGSLWLRLEGKPHFKRRGMSRTRPLRSCCQVDQAVETEKATKGKGLGPVRGIEQNDNTIVFLLRTLSPCISGCSCFPNPSSCYSLPISSPRLYP; this is encoded by the exons ATGCTCAAGATGGCAAGGGATGAGCAGCAGAAGCTTTTGTTACTGGATCTTCTCGTGTTAGTCATGGCAGCCCCTGTGATGACTTTGTGGACCATGGGGATTCAGCAATACATATATCAGGACAACACAATAAGGAATCCACATATGATTGAGTTAGAAGAGGATCAAAATACTCACTGCAATGACAGCAAAGGCAAGTTTGCTGTAACAAATGAATTCAGTGATGGGCATCAGAGGGTTGAGCCACTGTCTCAATGGGGAACAAACGGTTTTAGTTCTGGAAAATTTAGAGTGCAAGGAAATTGTTTGATGCTCGACACGTGGCCATCAGGGAAGCGAGGTGATTCTAATGCTTGGCTATTTGCAATTAAAGGTGCTCGATCTTTGTCTGAGAAAATGCTACCAGATTGTGGTTTCAGTTATAGAAATCAAACTGATATGGTTGAGAAGATAATATACTTTTTGACTAGTTTGTCCATCACTCGACCATGGGATCCTGGAGTCTTAACTTCATTTTGTGCAAGCCAGCACAAAGACAATTATTTCCAGCAATGTTTTCAGATTGTTGTCCGGCTGCCATCTATTTGGACATGGATTTCAG ATTTGAAGCTAATGGAAAGCCTTTTGATTGTGAAGATCGTTGGCTGGGTGTCTGACAGGGTGATAACATGCTTATGGAGAGTAGGCATCCATGATTATGATTGGCTCTTTATATTGTGCTTCAGAATTGTTTACAAATCAAGTGCACTTCAGCTCCTACTAGTATTGATGCCACAGAAAAGAAATGAATCAACCATTTCATTGATCAATGTGAAATACAAGAAGCGATTGGTGATCTTCAGTTGGGTGCAACCTATGGCTGGTGTTGATCATTTGCGTGCCTACAGGTGGCAGCATGAGCCCCTTATCAACCTGATTACTAGTGTGAAGCTAAAGTGCAAGGTGGCAAAggatttgagcagcagcagctctgtTCATTGGCGATGGTGTGATCACTCACTGATAGAAATGTGTCAAGACCGATCAGCGGAAGGTGAAGAACTACTCCAAATTTCCATAGGATCCTTGTGGTTGCGGCTTGAGGGCAAGCCGCATTTCAAGCGGCGGGGAATGTCAAGGACAAGGCCTCTTAGGAGCTGCTGTCAAGTGGACCAGGCTGTGGAAACGGAGAAGGCTACAAAGGGCAAAGGACTCGGACCGGTAAGGGGTATCGAAcagaatgacaacacaatcgtcttcctcctccggacTCTATCCCCTTGTATCTCTGGCTGTTCTTGCTTCCCTAACCCTAGTTCTTGCTATTCCCTACCTATTTCCTCTCCAAGATTGTATCCATAA
- the LOC120678573 gene encoding ribonucleoside-diphosphate reductase small chain-like isoform X3 — MDVLLHSKLDEARVCDIIADVIDIEREFICDAFLFALGSMNGALMGQYIEFVTDLLLMAFCVQKVRSLMSRPQRVRRNVTTAASAHLAFTRLADSRASYSAMTIGFLKEFKDASICGRH; from the exons atggaCGTCCTCCTCCACAGCAAGCTGGACGAGGCCCGCGTCTGCGATATCATCGCCGACGTCATCGACATCGAGCGCGAGTTCATCTGCGACGCGTTCCTCTTCGCGCTCGGCAGCATGAACGGCGCCCTCATGGGCCAGTACATCGAGTTCGTCACCGACCTCTTGCTCATGGCGTTCTGTGTGCAGAAGGTGAGGTCTCTAATGTCTCGCCCGCAACGTGTTCGACGAAATGTCACAACCGCAGCGTCTGCCCACTTGGCGTTCACAAGGCTCGCAGACTCGAGAGCAAGCTACTCAG CAATGACTATTGGCTTTCTAAAAGAATTCAAGGATGCTTCAATTTGTGGACGCCATTAA